The genomic DNA CTTCAATATCCAAATGGGACTATCTTAAAGAGCATGGTAGTCAGTGGGTGCTGACTATCTGCTGTTGAGAATCAGGCTCCTCTATAACAGATCAAGTCACTTGAATTGGAAATagaaagtcatagaatcataaaatggtaagggttggaagggacctctagaaatcatccaaTCAAcaccctgttaaagcaggttcccctcgaccAGGTCAtccaggaacatgtccaggcaggttttgaaaccttcagagaaggagactccacaccctccctgggtttGCTCACCCTtccaggaaagaagtttttcttacatttaagtggaacttcacGAGTTCCACTCAAAACTAAAACCTGAGGATTCACTTTCAATAATAGCCAAAGGCTGACCAAATGTAtagctcaaaaccaaacaagcccAGAGTTGTGTCAAAGTACCTTGCTGTGATATATCATGGCATTAGCTGGGAGCCTTTCACATTTCCAACCCGTTCTCTCTGTCGTTTTAGGGGACCAATGACCAACAGCAGTGTGGAATGCAATTTTACAGACATCGACAGATTAGCAAAGACCCTGCAGCTGGGGATCTCCATCCCCACCTTCATTATTGGGCTGCTCCTCAACGCCCTGGCTCTCTCCATATTCTGCTGCTTTTGGAAGAAGCAGACTAAAACCTCCGTTTACATGATCAATCTCGCGCTTGCAGATatcttgctgcttctctcactCCCACTCAAGCTGTACTACTCTGTCAGAGAAGCACCCGGGCTCATGTGCTCATTCATACATACTTTCTATTTTGTCAACACATATGGCAGCATCTTCATCATTGTCTGCATTACTGTTGACAGGTATCTCTGCATAAGGCATCCATTTGAAGGTCGAGCTAAGCAATCTCCCAAATGGGCCATCCTGATTTGCTGCTTCATCTGGGTAGTGACCTGGCTTTGCAGCAGCCCAATGTACATGTTTCATgaaaaagatgcttttaaatgcttttacaaCATGTCAGAAGAACAGGTGTGGAGCGTTCCCCTCATTGTTTCTCTGGAAGTCTTTGGATTCCTGATCCCACTCGCAGTGATGGTTTTCTGTTCTGCCCAAAACATCTGGATTCTTCTGAATCACAAAAGTCAAGCTAAAGAGAAGGTAGAAGGTGGTAGCTCCTTACGAGTCATTATCAACCTTGTGGTGTTTTTGGTGTGTTTCACACCTTTCCATCTTGCAATCTGCCTACAGTGCCTGGTGAGACAGCACGTGATAGTGGACTGCAGTCTGAAACTACCCATCAGTCTCTTCATTCAGGTGTCAATGACATTAGCCAACCTGAACTGCTGCCTGGATGCCATCTTTTATTACTTTGCTGCAAAAGAATTTCGTGAGAAAACACACCTGAAAAAAGCTGTTGAACTATGTCCCGTCTTTAAGCCTTGTGCTACATGATGAAACTGCCTGCAGCAGAACTTCCTTGGCTCCCATGTGCCTCGTGGAACTCCAGCAGCATTATTCCTGACATAACAACAGGGTCACCTTGGCCACGGCAGGCTGGGTGCAGGAGGGAGAAAGACAATGTTTTTCCAGTGAATGTGAACCTATTCCAAtacttttcttccctttaaagatgaaaggagaaaaatgttggaaaaaaagaaccagCATTAGCAAAGTGACAGAGTGACACCAAAAGAAGCATTAGCCTTAATGGCATGTACTGAATGTGAAAGGCATGCCAGAAGAAAACTACTCAGGTCACTGGAATGCCACTTAAAATCAGCCTTTACCATTGCTGCAGTAGCTTTCCTTTTGCCAGCACAATCAGAGTTATTGCTAAGagccaaacagaaaaataactattCAAAACCTTCTTTTTAACTTAGAAAATATCTGAGAGTTAAAAGGCAGTATCTGGCCAAAAGTCTGATCCTGCTCTTTCCTTCTATAGTTTACAGAAGGTCACTGTAAGAGTTCATTTGCTTTGAATAGCTTGGCCAGCCTGGGATAACAGTGAATCCTCCCTCCTGTAAGTGTTACACACTGATCAGGGCTGCTACATAGgacagcagcccctgctcttCTGTGGAGGGTGGGCTGCTCAGTATACAACCCCACTGAAGTATCTTGGGTACTAGCAACTTCTTGAGTAACAAATGCTTCTGATTATCTTACCTGAGGAATCAGTGTGGTTTTCTTCTCCAATTTTAAAAGTGGCTTTGCAGATGAAAACTAAAAAGCACCCTCTCAGATTGGGCATTTACTGAAAGACTGTGTGTGATTAACTGGATTTCTATATCAAAGATGTAACATGATGGTAAATTATTCTGCCTGTCTTCTCATTCTTGGAGGAGGGGAATTAGGGAAGCAAGCCTTGCATCACAGAGAAATAGAGAGTGACTAGCTGATATTGTCCTCACCCCCAGCTAGGAGACTGGACCAGCTCTGTGCACCTCATTCCTTAGAGGAGTCCTTTA from Colius striatus isolate bColStr4 chromosome 12, bColStr4.1.hap1, whole genome shotgun sequence includes the following:
- the GPR55 gene encoding G-protein coupled receptor 55 — protein: MTNSSVECNFTDIDRLAKTLQLGISIPTFIIGLLLNALALSIFCCFWKKQTKTSVYMINLALADILLLLSLPLKLYYSVREAPGLMCSFIHTFYFVNTYGSIFIIVCITVDRYLCIRHPFEGRAKQSPKWAILICCFIWVVTWLCSSPMYMFHEKDAFKCFYNMSEEQVWSVPLIVSLEVFGFLIPLAVMVFCSAQNIWILLNHKSQAKEKVEGGSSLRVIINLVVFLVCFTPFHLAICLQCLVRQHVIVDCSLKLPISLFIQVSMTLANLNCCLDAIFYYFAAKEFREKTHLKKAVELCPVFKPCAT